The segment CGCCCTTGCTGGCATGGGTGTCGAGCACAGGCGGCGATCCCTTGTTCTGTCTGCGCAGGAGACCCATGCCGGGCATGATCACGCGTCAGAGGGCGATGGGAAGGATAAGAAGACAGATGCCAACCATGATCATGATCATGGCGAATTTCTGGGTCCCAATACCGAGCTGATCTTCGCGCTCGCCTGCGGATCCTTGCTCGGCATCGGCTTTGCGATCGAAAAACTCGTCACCGGAGTACCCGTCTGGCTGCCGACAGCGCTTTATGTCGCAGCTTACTTCTTCGGCGGCTTCTTCACGCTGCGCGAGGCGATCGACAATCTCAAACGCCGCAAGTTCGAGATCGACACGCTTATGCTGGTCGCGGCCGCTGGCGCGGCGGCGCTTGGCGCGTTCGCCGAAGGCGCGCTGCTGCTGTTTCTGTTCAGTCTGGGGCATGCCCTCGAACACTATGCGATGGGCCGAGCCAAGCGGGCGATCGAGGCACTGGCCGAACTGGCGCCGCGCACCGCCACGGTGCGGCGCACCGACGGCACGACAGAAGAAGTCTCCGTCGATGCGCTGAAGGTCGGCGATACCGTGATCGTAAAACCCGACGCACGGGTGGCGGCAGACGGCTTCATCATCAAGGGCACCAGCGCCATCAACCAGGCTCCCGTGACGGGCGAGAGCATTCCGGTCGACAAGCAGCCTGTCATGGACGATGCGGCCGCCCGCGCCAATCCCGATCGGGTCGATGCCGCGAGCCGGGTGTTCACCGGCACGATCAACGGCAGCGGCCTCATTGAAATCGAGGTGACCCGCCTGTCGAGCGAAAGCACGCTCGCCAAGGTGGTCAAGATGGTGAGCGAGGCGGAGACGCAGAAGTCGCCGACGCAGAGGTTCACCGATAGGTTCGAGCGGGCCTTCGTGCCGCTCGTCCTCCTGCTGGCGTTTGTGCTGCTGTTCGCCTGGGTCGTGGTCGATGAGCCCTTCCGCGACAGCTTCTACCGTTCAATGGCTGTGCTGGTGGCGGCCAGTCCCTGCGCACTAGCCATCGCCACTCCCAGCGCGGTCCTTTCCGGCGTAGCGCGTGCAGCGCGCGGCGGTGTTCTCGTCAAGGGTGGCGCCCCGCTCGAACTGCTTGGCTCGCTCGATGCGATCGCGTTCGACAAGACTGGCACGCTTACCAAGGGCGAGCCGCGCATTCAGCAAGTCATCACCGCGCCGGACGTGGACAAGCGGGAGTTGATGGCGATTGCGGTGGCGGTCGAAGGCCTGAGCGATCATCCGCTGGCACAGGCGATCGCGCGAGATGGGCGCGATCATATAGGGGACTTTCCGGTTCCGAAAGCGGAGAGCCTGCAAAGCCTCACGGGTCGCGGCGTCTCGGCCGTGGTCGGGGAAGACCAAGTCCTGATCGGCAAGCCGGGAATGTTCGGCACCGACGGCATCCCGCCACTATCCCCAGCGATTGCGGCGGCCGTCGAGCAATTGCGCGAAGGTGGTCAAACCAGCATGGTCGTGCGGCGCGATGACCGTGATCTGGGCGCGATCGGCTTGCTCGACACGCCGCGCGAGACGGCG is part of the Sphingomonas sp. C3-2 genome and harbors:
- a CDS encoding heavy metal translocating P-type ATPase translates to MTEQIQLEIPLILPEIPDATDACVDRLTANLSARPGIEKAHIVPAQDAKPALLCIHYDPDMVPLPRIRDIALAAGVAIAERYGHVVWSVKGIRHQRKARSVGEQLRALPGVLEADANAAGMVRIEFDLEQITERQLQDALAGMGVEHRRRSLVLSAQETHAGHDHASEGDGKDKKTDANHDHDHGEFLGPNTELIFALACGSLLGIGFAIEKLVTGVPVWLPTALYVAAYFFGGFFTLREAIDNLKRRKFEIDTLMLVAAAGAAALGAFAEGALLLFLFSLGHALEHYAMGRAKRAIEALAELAPRTATVRRTDGTTEEVSVDALKVGDTVIVKPDARVAADGFIIKGTSAINQAPVTGESIPVDKQPVMDDAAARANPDRVDAASRVFTGTINGSGLIEIEVTRLSSESTLAKVVKMVSEAETQKSPTQRFTDRFERAFVPLVLLLAFVLLFAWVVVDEPFRDSFYRSMAVLVAASPCALAIATPSAVLSGVARAARGGVLVKGGAPLELLGSLDAIAFDKTGTLTKGEPRIQQVITAPDVDKRELMAIAVAVEGLSDHPLAQAIARDGRDHIGDFPVPKAESLQSLTGRGVSAVVGEDQVLIGKPGMFGTDGIPPLSPAIAAAVEQLREGGQTSMVVRRDDRDLGAIGLLDTPRETASAALRRLHDIGIKRMIMISGDHQRAAEAIAREVGIDEAWGDLMPEDKVKAIKKLRAETKVAMVGDGVNDAPAMATATVGVAMGAAGSDVALETADVALMADDLSHLPFAVGLSRTTRSVIRQNVFVSLGIVAFLVPATILGLGIGPAVAVHEGSTLLVVFNALRLLAYRDSGGA